In Limanda limanda chromosome 3, fLimLim1.1, whole genome shotgun sequence, the sequence GCCGGCGAATATCAGAAAGCAGCAGACCACACAGGGAGAGTTTGTCCTCAGGTGGACGCCACTCCCAGATGACCACGGACAACATTTTGTGATCTGCTTTGCTGTTGAAGCAGTCAAACCGTGAGTCTAGGACTTCAGTTCTCTGTCGACACGATCACGTGCGTAGGAAAACATCGTTTAACttttcacatattttcacaaatgtttttcagGCCTGCCGTCTATCAGTCCGAGATGAGGTGTGTTCTTGTGGAAGCCAGGAGTGAAATAGGTGAGTCACCAGGATACGTCACTGTCAACAGTCTATGTTGATTTAGCACAACTGAAAGCTGCATTAAGCACTTTTTGACCACCAGAGGGCAGAAAAACACCGGCCTGACCTACGCACCATACAATAAGGCTGGTGTCGTCATGGTAAtcctgacaacaacaaaataatagCAACATTAACATCTAACATACATCAATATGAAATATAGACTAAATATCAGTGATCGAATagaatatttattataattctcTGTATAAAGTACTGAAAAGgttatggtttaaaatgtacttGTTTTGTTCCAGTTAAATCTCATGTGATCTGCAACGAGTCCTCCATGACAGTATCGGTTGAGAAAGCCTCATTCCCTCGACTCCATGAGGATCATATGCAGCTCAACGATCCCTCCAACACGGCCTGCAGCCTCCAGAGACTCTCCAACAGCACTCACATCATCGCCACCATCCCCCTCAACGCCTGCGGCACTCAGATCGAGGTAGCTAGGGCCTCATGTCATCTCACTACACACTCAGTTACCAGTGCTGCTTCTTGTTTGTCGGTTACTGCATGAGGACTGAATTCGTAACTTTCTGTCCTACAGGAGGACAAGGTCAACCTCATCTTCAAGAACGAAATCTCCACGGTGGACAACCCCAGAGACCTGATCACCAGGAAGCACCTGATGGAGGTGCAGTTCTACTGCCAGTACCCAAAACGAGGAAAAGCGTCATTGGGCTTCGTGGCACACAGGAAGAACATCACTGTGTGGGAGAAGGGCTTCGGCACGTTCACCTACCAGTTTGAGTTCTACCCTAACAACCAGTTCCAAACCAGGATGGATCCAGCAGCATATCCTCTGGAGTACGACATTGGGAACAGGATTTACATGAAGATCAAGGCCACCTCCTTGGTCAACAACACCGAGCTGTTTGTGGAGTCCTGCCGAGCTGCACCATACGACAACCCCAGCTACCGCCCAACCTACTCCATCTTTGAAAATGGGTATGAAAACACACTCTACTGTTTGAAGGCAGATGTTGGTTGTCAGGGGTAACGGTGCCTTCAAGAAAGGAcgtaaaatatgtaaaaagatTTGCAGCTAGCTGGGCCGTCTCGGTGTCACCTATGCTCCCCCCAGTGGCATTTAAGTGCAGGGGCACTGTTCTTAccgtgttttttctttcttcttcctttgaaAAGGTGTCAAATGGATCCAACTCTTCAGATCCACTCCCCCGCTGACCAGAAAGAATTCAAGTTCAGCATGGAGGCTTTCAAGTTCATCGGACTGAACAATCAGGTCAGCAGTGGATTAGAAAttcttttgtttattattaaggGACAGTGAACATTAATTAATATacagagtatatatatatatatatatatatatatatatatatatatatatatatatatatatatatatatatatatatatatgtattaccCTTGTACCTATAGTTCAGGGAAACAAAGCATTAGTCAGGTGCAGAGATGCTTCAGTGTTGATCTTGTTTCtacggacagagacagattaGCTGTTTCCCTCTATTTCCATTCTATATACTGATCTAGGCTAACAAGCTCCTGTGAGCCTGGAGATATCTAACAAGAAGGTGAATTAACCAATAAGATCAAACTTATTTTTCTGATGGGACAAGTTCTAAAAGCCTGACACAGTAACTGAGGATGCAGTAGAGCAGAGGTTTGACTCTACATCTGTACGTCTGCTGACATATCGGGGGCGTGTcttgttgtgttcaggtgtacATCAGCTGCTCGGTCATGATGTGTGAAGCAGGGAACTCCAACACCAGGTGCTCCAAAGGTTGCATCAACTCTACGTTGACAAGCCCCCGGCGCTCCAAGAGAGAGGCTGTCATCCAGAGTGCAAGTCACTTCGTTTCCCAGGGGCCATTGCGCTTACGGAGATCTGCAGAGAGGGTCGGAGCCACAGGTATGACACGCCTGGAGCACACCTGCCTCGGCAGAATCCCAGCTTGATTTTGGACAAAGCTCGACTcacattgtgtttctcttttcttcagcGACCAACCTGAATCTGAACCTGGTGTTCATCGCTGGATGTGTTCTTGCAGCCGTCGGCATGGTCTGCGGAGTGGTCATGTACAGAGCCAaagtgtcaaaggtcaaatacCAACCTTTGCCAACATTTGAGACTTAAATCAGCAGCGTGTGGGAAATACCTGATTTATAATGATCACTTCAGACTGTACCAAGTCTTCTTTCATGGTTTTCGGTGGGGGTTTATGTATCTAATCAGGTGCAAATGTAAGCAGATGGATTTCATATCAACATCCTCGTGAATGTCTGCAGCTTTTTGTAAGATTTAACTTTTATATTGAACAGATCTGAAAGGTGTGTGGTGTTTACAGGCGGGATCTGATGTGGTTTTTTAACTGTTCCATTTGTGATGTGTTACAATATGATTTAAACAAGTATTCtgattgaaatgtgttttactttccaacacacacatttctcatgTGTCTGAATACATATTAGGTTTATatactgtgtctctgtttcagaCACTGAAGTGTTTGTCAATGCAAAGTCAATCAGGGAAGTGTCAGACGGTTGAGTGTGGTTGATGTCGCTCTGAGTTGTATATGTACATTAAATATCAAGTTACAAACATGTGACCTCCTGATAAGAGTCATCGCCAAACCTCAatttaaaaaactgcaaaatCCAAATGTGAGTCACCTGAAGGAATGAAGCAACAGCACGTGATGCTCTTCAGGTCCAGGGATGGTCTCCATGGTGATTCAGGCGgcagcttcatcatcatcattgctTCCTCTGACCATTAGTTTATCAAATCAAAGAAAATTCTCGTATATCAAGTTTTGTTTGATCAACAGTCTAAAGCAGAAATGTGTTTATGTCAACTGGAACTGAatcattgttttggttgttgggcttaaaaataaacaacaaatactAATCGAGGTACTTTCCTGTGAGTTCTTTTCCACACATACATtactgatcaaaatcttaagaccagttgaaaaattgcatgaatttgcattttgcactgttggatcgcaggaaggttctaagtagactgttcatcagctgatcaaaagtttaagaccacagctaaaaaaacaaaaaaaacctcctaaaacagaaattaaagtgtcaaaaactgactcagtaatgagtagctccaccattattgttgatcacttcaaaaattcattttggcatgcttgatgcaagtgtttccaaaaggctagtgcgaatgttgcgccaagtggtgaagatggcttcacgaagggcatccactgtctggaactgaagtccatttttgtaaacttcccttgccatccatccccaaatgttctcaattggattaagatcaggggaacacgcaggatggtccagaAGAGTGATGTTGTTCTCCTgtaaaaaagtcttggtcagacgggcattgtgaattggagcgttgtcctgctgaagaacccagtcgttaccacacagaccagggccctcagtcatgagggatgcccgctgcaacatctccacagagccagctgctgtttgacgcccctgcacaacctggagctccattgttccattgaaggaaaaagtaccccagatcatgatggcgccccctccactgtgccgcgtagaaaacatctcaggctgcatctccttgtcatgccagtaacgttggaagccatcaggaccatcaaggttacattttttctcgtcagagaataaaactttcttccacctttgaatgtcccatgtttggtgctcccttgcaaagtctaaacgggcaattttgtggcgttgaaggagacgtggcctttgaagacgtttcttgtttttgaagcccttccttcgcagatgccgtctgatggttattgggctgcagtcagcaccagtaatggccttaatttgggacgtGAGCtattttgcctttgccatcaagagatcttcacagtgtgattacttgacaggaaatgacatggaatccaaatttttggacagattttggcttttaaaggctgtggtcttaaacttttgatcagctgatgaacagcctatttgagttaaattgttgttttcaataaattgcctgctcacaaccttcctaagatccaacagtgcaaaatgcaaattcatgcaattttttaactggtcataagattttgatcaggagagTATATACGACTTTCAGTTTACTACTTATGCTTTTAATGGTTTGTTTCACCTGAATAGTACATTCCGGTTTTCCAATTCAAATAAGACTTAGAGAATGCTTTGAGTTGAGGTCGGGATATTTATGCAATTAGCATAATCCGCAGATTATCTGGTAAATACGGAGAAATCCACCAGGTCTGTCTTGTGGTCAAACTCCCTGAAGTTGGCCTGAAGAACAGCTGAGTCACAAAACTCACTGAGCTCTCGGAGGATGTCATCGCACACTGACTCGTCTAAACAAGTGTGTGCAGCATTCTTCTCGTTTGAGGCCCGCACAGGGCACGGCCATGCGTCTTGGGTCAAAGCACTGCATGCTGCTCACCAGTGGGTGATGCACTGGACCCTTTCTCAGCAGCTTCTCAGTCAGGTTATCAAGAGTTTCTGACAGTCCATATTGATCTCTAGCACCTGCCTCTCTGAAATCCTCTTTGAACACTTGAGTTGGTTTAGTGTGGTTTCTGCTGCAAATCCAATGTCAATCTTGGAATTGCTTTGTGCAGACTGCAGTCCTGGAAGGCAACATGGAGCTTCAGTGTGGAGGTGGCTTCCCTCAGGGATTGCTCCTTCAGAAATCGTCCCATGAGTCCTGCAAATATTgacatgaaaataataattaatttcaaattaattttcattttgatCACTCTTAATTAGCAAATTCACAAAATAATAGGTCCTGTGTGAGTATGATACACTATCTGATCAGACACGCATAACAAGTGAAATGTACCCAATTCATAAATTAATTTTCTAGATGCAGATTAACTCGAATTAACCCTTATTACACTAGAAGGTACAGTACAGAGAAAGTTTTAAAGTTGTTAAAATGCTCtacaaagaaatatatttttaatcatattttggATCAAGTTATGTGGCAGCGTTCTATTAATCTATTACATGTATCCAACATATTACTGAAAGACTAATTGAAATTGTCAAAATCTTACAAGACatatttaaaagccaaaatataATGCTGTTTTATTGCAATGcttaaaacaaatatgaaaatgtatgcCTTCAAAATATGTTAATGCTTACCTTTCATCAGTTTCATCATGTCCTCACGGAGGAAGGGAAGCATGGGTTTGTCTGTTTGGTAGTCGGTGAGGAATGGAGTGACTTCTCTTGAAATGCTATTGAAGATTTCCAGATTCACGGTGAAGAGAGGATCTGCACAGCGGTCCTTCAGAGCCTCAAATTCCTTCACCTTTGGATTCGGTAGTTTACCTTTTCAACCATTTCAACGTACGCTTTTACGTGGGCCAGAGCAGCATTCCTGGTTCCAACACCTTGACATGTTTGATCCATCGGTGATTACAAAATTGAAGTGTGTTGGTGCTGCAACCAGATCCAATCTTATGATCTGTGGTGTTAGATGCTGCACAAAGATCAACAGGACGAGTATAGAGACAAGTCCATCATCTGAGGTCATGAAAAGCTCGCTAGTTACCTTAAATTTAAtgtttctgtgctgtgatgATTCTAAATCCTGACTGAGTTTCCAACAAACCATAACTATCTAAGTAATCACACAGCTGGTTAGTGTAACCCTTGGTTACACTAGAATGAGTGTTAATGTGGACCAGGACAGGAGATTGTAGCTAGGGCTTGAGAATCACAGGAGTTTAAATTAACTTGTCTTTGAACACAAACTGTAGTTCAAGTTTGTTTGACAATAGAATACAGCGTCATTCTCCCCTAAattttaaacagaaataaatgcaatttaaaaaagtgtGCACATGAAGTCACTTCAAAGTCCAGTTATGGCCTATTTGTtgtacaacaaaatataattattttagaTCAAACTCAAtgctaaattaaattagaattttATAAATTTCAAGTATTAGTATCCAACAGAGTTACATTGACTTAAGGcatacattcatacacataTTATCAGTCCTTTGGATTTTTTATGCAAGGCAAATAATGGCTACATGCTAATACTGAAGCTCAATGAGTAGAAACTCCACAGCTATTTGATGAAAGTAAATGAAGATGGATGCTGTAAATCTTCCCTAATGACCTATATAAACAACATAGCTAGCAAGGGTTGTTAGGCTTTCTCAGAGTAAGGACCCAATCTCAGACCAAGAtgcaaaaatacttatttatttaaaaaataggaaaaaccaaggatccaaaaagtcaaaaatgaccggagcaaaaaacagaaaatccaattcaatagttggcaaaaacagaattccaaaaagggaaaaaacaaagaggataaAAAATCAGAATGTCAAAAATCATACAAGATAACAGACCTCAAAAACTCAGAATCctggcatggcttctcacaggCAAAAACGAtacaatccgacagaggacaacagaAAGACTGGGCTTATAAATGAGGTGGAACAAAgacaagacacaggtgaacaaatgaggcaaacactcagggtgatgatagggaacaggtgagggggaaaaagagcgggaagcagcagagggcggagtctccaaacaataacagaaaacacatggcctgacaacatcaacacaacaagcacatgacaacacaaataaacagggggaaacacatggaataacaaaacacatgcaggaggcacaaagtaaaaagtctaaGATCGCCATGATCCTAACAAGGGTAGCTTTCGATATTCACTAACCCTATTAACAAATGACAGTGGAATTTTTGATTGTATCGTTAGCCTAGCGGTTAGCGGACTTTTTTTCGCTCTCACATGCTAACGCTATTAGCGAATGACAGTGGGATTTGACATTGTAACCGTTAGCCTAGCGGCTAGCAGACTTTTTTCGCTGCGTGTTCTACTGTATATCTCCTCTTAATCAGCAACTACGGATTTCTTTCCACTCACCATTGAATCAGGAGAATCCCTGCACCTTTCCACAGGTCAGCAGGATTacctcacacatgcacacgaaATATCAGATAACCATCTGAGCAAAGCAGGGAGTTTGTAGCTTGAGCGGCAATATGGCAGACAGGATGCAGTAGATAAGGAGGATGGCTGGTACCTCCCCCTATTGGCTAGAAACATTCTCAACATCAATGTCGGACATTCATGAGTTCTTCTCTGGAAAAAGTAATCGTAGAGGGAGTGCTGAAGACcgtacaaataaacaaaaacatgaaaagcaCGAGAGAGCGCAACACCGTGGCAGCCATACAAGGCCCAGAATGGACAATACAAATGTGTCACATGTTTATTAAACGGATTAGATATGAGTGAACACCAGTATAATCCCATGTGGGCGGAGCCTGGGCTGGTGGGAGGGTCACTGGATTCTCAGGAACTCCTCTTGATCCCTCACTGGCAGCTCTCACTTCTCAcaggaatcagtcagtcagtctcatccggtctgtaggaatcagtcaatcagtctcatctggtctgtaggaatcagtcagtcttATCTGGTCTTCaggaatcagtcagtctcatctggtctgtaggaatcagtcagtctcatctggtctgtaagaatctgtctgtcagtcagtctcatctagtctgtaggaatcagtcagtcagtctcatcCGGTCTGcaggaatcagtcagtcagtctcatctggtctgtaggaatcagtcagtctcacctggtctgtaggaatcagtcagtctaAAGATGATTTGGCTGCCCTGCTTCTCTCAGTCAAACCTCGGATGCAGGCAGCTCACACAAAGACATGTGGTAACTCTCGAATCAGTCAAACCCTGATCGGGTCAAGATGGTGTCTCGACTTTTGTTTGCCTTTGGTCTTTGTTGTTTGAGCCGGTCGCAGGAAACAGGATCGTAGAAAACGTGTCTGTGAACCTGGACCTTGATGCTTTGACTCACACACGTGTCAAATCAGTGATGTGCATCATACTCCTGACTGGCAGGCTCCACCTGTTGGCAGCCACACAGATTCTTCTGTTAATGACAGGTGATGTTATCTCATCTGAAAGGTTTGACATGTGGCCGCACGTAGAATAACAAGgtttgtttagataagtgctagaCCAACACAGgcattataattattgttattgtaattttATAAAACGTAATATAATTTATACGATATGAGTCACATGCTTGGGTCCAACTGGCGCAGTCCTGCAATTAACAGCTGATGTGTGGTCATGTTTTTACAAATCTATTCTGTTTAGTGACCGTGTCAAAGTGTTGTAGCTCAACAAGCAGCCGGGCAGGTCAGCTTCTCCGACCTCGGCTGAACCGTCTTCACTCGAACACGAGCTGCTTCCCGTAACTGAATGAgacagattgattgattgagtcatatctgtttccctcagatgtGTCTTAGGTATTCAGGTGAACGGAGCCATCAGATGGTCTCGCTCCAATCACATTCAACAATCACATGTCAGTTTTACAAAAGCCTTCATTCCATGTCTAAGTACACATTGTCATTCTTAGGCCTGCTGGGCACGGTGGAATGTTCTGAGCATGAACTTCCTCCTCAGTCCTAGACACGTACTTTAAGTACACACCCACTGTGTTTGTTAGGCACAGCTTTGTCTCCTGAAACTGAAGATTACTGGTATTTGACACTttaaaaagaaagcaaagaCGACTATTATGCATCAAGCACATCAGCACATTTAATCCCAGTTTGTACAGACGGCTGCTGAATCCTGACAGATAGCACCGCTCTTAAAGTCTTTATCCGTGCATTGCACTGATCAGATGATTCTGGTGGCCGCCAGTTCCCTGATGTGACCAATAAAGGGCTTGTACACCAGATAATATAATTTCCATACCAAATCGTACTAGAAGGAGCCAGTCAAtcatattgtatttgtttagcCCCTATACACAAATCACTATTTGTCTCACTGGGCAGAACAAAGCCATCAACTGCCTTTCATCAAGATTGAAGAAAAACCACCAGGAAAACCTCAGAGCAGTAAGAGAAGGTAGAGACCTCAGAGGACGTCACATGTTACGGAAGCCTTGCCCAGGACGGACAATAAAGCTTAATCAATAAAGTTTAATCAATAAAGctcattaaatgttttaataagcGTTGAAAGACCTGAACCACTGGGTTGTATTTGGTTTCCCAACAGAAATACAGTTGCTCTCTTCTTGCATGAGTCCACACATACTGTAGAGGAGTTGGTCCACACACCGAACTGAAACTTCATTGGGATCTCAAACCCACTCCTGTAAAGATCTGTGACTTTGTCTGGACTAGTTTCTGTGAATCAACCTGCATCCATGTACTAACTTCTTCTAATGTCATTTCATTCATACAAGaagtgtgaagcagcagctctgttctGACAGACAGAACTTTAACTTCATATGAAATCAGGAAAACTTTCTTGTTCATCTGCTCAGACGATTCTTAACTATTGTTGGAGCTTGTTACTGGTGAAAATATGCTCAATAACAACCACGTaacacaattgttttttttccacgcCTATTATTGAAACTCATTTCCCAGAAAGAGGTTTCTTTTCTATTAAGTTCAAACCGGTTTTGCAGGTGCTGCATTGTTTTCAACCAAATGTGCATTCCATCAGACTCCAGCTTACAGTATATAAGATGCTGCAGGTGGATGTGAGAGGCACCCGGGACACAGAGCAGTTCTCTGCATCATGGCTTCCACAGCGGTGCTCCTACTTCAGCTGCTCCTGGTCTCACTGGCGTCTGCATCACATCACTTTGGGGGAAGTGCGAGCTACACCTACAGAGGACAAAACCCTGATGGAACGTACAAGGTGAGAGATGCAATGATGACATCGAGACATTGTGTGAATCTGCTCCATGATAGAAATGTCCTATTCTCTTCAttatgactttttaatttgtggGAGCTTTATGTCTTTGGTTTGATTAACTAGTTAAGGATCAAGGCCACAAAAAAACGTGTtgattaaataataatagtaattttatacattttacatatgAAATTCTTAAAGATTTGGATACTGTTAAACTTCTGATTTTTGCCCCTAATTAGCTTTGAACAAGACAAAGTAATaattacaacaataataataattataactgTTTAGTACTTATCTAGACTTGGTTACAATGTGCTTGACAAGATACACGgggataaaacaataataaatgggaaatggttttgtatttataaagcgcttttctagtcttgaccactcaaagctctttactgtacagtttttacattcacacacacattcatacagagcatctattagcagcactttgttgtgcTATTGGGGgaaattcggggttcagcatcttgcccgaggacacttcggcatgcagatgggtcagactggggatcgaactgccgagcttcaggttagaggacgaccgctctaccactcagccacagccgccctaataagaaagatgaaataaattaaacttggTCACAGTTAGTTACTGGCTTTAGTTACTGACCTTAGCTACTGGCATTAGTTAATGGCCAGCCGCACATACAAGCCTGGACTAAGGTACTAGTGGCAGGTATTGGTTGTAAAATGTTAGATGATTCTCAGAGCAAGGCAGGTAGAAGCTCTGATATTTAACCTGGGAACAAACCATGCTGAGCTTTAAAAGTTAATCAAGGATCTTAAAGTCCTCAATTTAAGTTAAGGGAGTCAAGAGTTGGAGAAATGTGGCCCTTCGCTTGGTGTTCAAATGTGAGCGGCTGCGTTCTGCAAACAATAATCACCTCCTCAGTTTGAGCAGAGCAACCAGCTGGAAGCACAGTGTTCAGTGTGATCTTTCCCCGCAGGTGGACCTTCGCAGCAGGTCAACCTTCAGGACATGTGGGCATTATACCTATGGGTGGAACTGCTACGGGGGCAACTGTCGCATTGTCGGTCGTAGTCCATCGGGTATGGTTGACAGGCACACCACCATATCAGGATACTATGGAGGCTCTTGTGAGACTGAAACAGTTTTCACGGCTAATGTTCGCAGTGACAAACCTTTTCAGATGAGGTGAGTCTTTTTAAAGCTACTTAACTTTCACTTGCTGCTTAGTGAGACTAAGTTAAAACTGGTTTTATTCCCAGTACAATTGATGACTGCGATGgacttgtttgttgtttctgtctcttcttctgtgtAAGAAATGTCCTTTATGAATAAAACTGCTTCACCTTTCTGCTCTTAACATGAATTCACTGAGTCACTTTGTGGAGCATTCTTTTATTCATCATCCCTGCTTGACAACAGTCATGTTCACACACCTCgatctgctccacacacaccagGGCAAGTAGCTGCTGTTGGGTGGGAACGGCCAATAATGTTGGCAGCTGGCATCTACTGACTGAGGTA encodes:
- the LOC132998777 gene encoding zona pellucida sperm-binding protein 2-like; its protein translation is MASTAVLLLQLLLVSLASASHLLGTSATYTYRGQNPDGTYKVDLHTKSIFKTCDSLTWSCYGSNCRNVARSPSVVIDKNTNTPINTCVTETVFTTNVRSDKPFQMRVPQNCPRTYKLTSFDPDGDKVRCRYGNVKGRECDSCNLPPGFLLDQGSCTLHYNYTRANINAFGLELVVEDFPQSYINLQYADGSKSYRTPTTVGSVAPPTPTAPLSKLPMQFSFLVDPPAPSCQEGAFLPKLLAPTPANGARFLAEVNKELEIRVKAHAINARINNIFISGPANIRKQQTTQGEFVLRWTPLPDDHGQHFVICFAVEAVKPPAVYQSEMRCVLVEARSEIVKSHVICNESSMTVSVEKASFPRLHEDHMQLNDPSNTACSLQRLSNSTHIIATIPLNACGTQIEEDKVNLIFKNEISTVDNPRDLITRKHLMEVQFYCQYPKRGKASLGFVAHRKNITVWEKGFGTFTYQFEFYPNNQFQTRMDPAAYPLEYDIGNRIYMKIKATSLVNNTELFVESCRAAPYDNPSYRPTYSIFENGCQMDPTLQIHSPADQKEFKFSMEAFKFIGLNNQVYISCSVMMCEAGNSNTRCSKGCINSTLTSPRRSKREAVIQSASHFVSQGPLRLRRSAERVGATATNLNLNLVFIAGCVLAAVGMVCGVVMYRAKVSKVKYQPLPTFET